The following are from one region of the Cataglyphis hispanica isolate Lineage 1 chromosome 16, ULB_Chis1_1.0, whole genome shotgun sequence genome:
- the LOC126855391 gene encoding podocan-like, which yields MRLNIMKFSFTIIIFISWSMLSTANDVQISLEFPNYMNEFGHLCKNEMISFNFTNAKIMSISRNFISSPWITCLNFTNTHLEIIEKGAFNNLPNLTQLILSNNNLNVKKLFDFGGHENLKLLILNSATTFQKGTTVNIFEEYPNLEILSMPRNYIHRLQTSTDKTPFPKLKILDLSGNNNINNNFLELLPNNLRFLDLHDNSLTSLAFAKRQVNLLALNLNNNNLVYVKKDNDSREHLYNLYNRRYRYNMYEQSSQSIINSRGLIMTGLENLQYLSISANQINDIESNAFEDTNKLVYLNLSKNEITSLHSDIFEKLQSLRLLDLSSNKLKIVPQISNETVISIFSLNYNNIKNVMSNAFVQMPKLTKLLLRGNQIDEINVKAFAQLSLLKILDLSKNKLSLLPEGFSESLTSLKYLNVEGNQFTSLESLSLTSVLSSMEVYVAMNPIKYLNVDYLKSLPQNLTVNLVQESSFALEFR from the exons atg AGACTCAATATCATGaagttttcttttacaatcaTCATTTTCATCTCTTGGTCCATGCTATCAACAGCCAATGACGTTCAAATCTCTTTGGAATTTCCTAACTATATGAATGAGTTCGGACATCTGTGCAAAAATGAAatgatttcatttaattttactaacgCAAAGATAATGTCTATTAGTCGGAATTTTATCAGTAGTCCCTGGATTACTTGTCTCAATTTCACAAACACTCATCTCGAGATCATCGAAAAGGGCGCCTTCAACAATCTTCCTAATTTGACTCAATTAATTCTTTCCAACAACAATCTCAACGTGAAGAAACTCTTCGACTTTGGAGGTcacgaaaatttaaaacttcttATTCTGAATAGTGCAACTACCTTTCAGAAAGGAACTacagttaatatttttgaagaatatcCTAATTTAGAAATCTTGTCCATGCCTAGAAATTATATCCATCGCTTGCAAACTTCTACAGACAAAACTCCATTTCCAAAATTGAAGATCCTAGATCTTTCcggtaacaataatataaataacaattttctaGAATTGTTGCCAAATAATTTACGTTTTCTTGATCTCCACGATAACTCACTCACTTCTTTGGCTTTCGCTAAAAGACAAGTGAATTTATTGGCactaaatttgaataataataatttggttTATGTAAAGAAAGACAATGATTCGCGTGaacatttgtataatttatataatcgacGTTATAGATATAACATGTATGAGCAATCTAGTCagagtattattaattcacgTGGTCTAATAATGACTGGACTGGAAAATCTACAATATCTTTCAATTTCcgcaaatcaaattaatgatattgaaTCGAACGCTTTCGAAGACACTAACAAGTTAGTCTATTTAAACTTATCCAAAAATGAAATAACTTCCTTGCATTCGgacatatttgaaaaattgcaatctTTGAGATTGCTCGATTTAAGTTCTAATAAGCTCAAGATTGTTCCACAGATCTCAAACGAAACAGTAATCagtattttctctcttaattataacaatattaagaaTGTAATGTCCAACGCTTTTGTGCAAATGCCGAAATTGACGAAACTCTTATTGAGAGGGAATCAGATTGACGAGATTAATGTTAAAGCATTCGCTCAACTttcgcttttaaaaatattagatctGTCGAAGAACAAATTGAGTCTTCTACCGGAGGGATTCAGTGAGTCTTTaacatctttaaaatatttaaatgtggaAGGTAATCAGTTCACTTCGTTAGAATCTTTATCTCTGACAAGTGTGTTATCATCAATGGAGGTATATGTGGCGATGAatccaattaaatatttaaatgttgacTACTTAAAGAGTTTGCCGCAGAATCTTACCGTGAATTTGGTGCAagaatcaagttttgcattgGAATTTCGATAG